From Chlorocebus sabaeus isolate Y175 chromosome 15, mChlSab1.0.hap1, whole genome shotgun sequence, the proteins below share one genomic window:
- the ARPP21 gene encoding cAMP-regulated phosphoprotein 21 isoform X26 → MSEQGDLNQAIAEEGGTEQETATPENGIVKSESLDEEEKLELQRRLEAQNQERRKSKSGAGKGKLTRSLAVCEESSARPGGESLQDQTL, encoded by the exons ATGTCTGAGCAAGGAGACCTGAATCAGGCGATAGCAGAGGAAGGAGGGACTGAGCAGGAGACGGCTACTCCAGAGAATGGCATTGTTAAATCAGAAAGTCTGGATGAAGAGGAGAAACTGGAACTTCAG AGGCGGCTGGAGGCTCAgaatcaagaaagaagaaaatccaag TCAGGAGCAGGAAAAGGTAAACTGACTCGCAGTCTTGCTGTCTGTGAGGAATCTTCTGCCAGACCAGGAGGTGAAAGTCTTCAGGATCAG acTCTCTGA